From a region of the Daphnia magna isolate NIES linkage group LG1, ASM2063170v1.1, whole genome shotgun sequence genome:
- the LOC116925030 gene encoding spectrin beta chain isoform X10: protein MDGDVTPDVVRVRAGTTANKRRSWHVARVAADIQRSLAEQSPARQPRFSWHPNDDCSLSYQQGSGWATTSDSDGKSDQVAQPRASFSIASWADRPVAKEMDSIIANYSSTPGVQREDSSFDEDDSPNDLVQPVFIVPIVLSTTEPPDVQVLNHNKRLNSTMSDNYIDVVVKELRDERESVQKKTFQKWVNSHLVRVGNRIGDLYTDLRDGKMLLKLLEVLSGERLPRPTKGKMRIHCLENVDKALQFLRDQRVHLENMGSHDIVDGSSRLTLGLIWTIILRFQIQDITIEETDNNETRSAKDALLLWCQMKTAGYQNVNIRNFTTSWRDGLAFNAIIHKHCPELVQYDKLSKSNAMFNLNNAFNVAEQKLGLTKLLDAEDIYVDQPDEKSIITYVVTYYHYFSKLKQETVQGKRIGKVVGLAMENDRMVTEYETLTSDLLRWIESTIRSLSERDFANSLAGVQQQLLQFNNYRTLEKPPKFVEKGNLEVLLFTLQSKMRANNQKPYFPKEGKMISDINKAWERLEKSEHERELTLREELIRQEKLEQLAARFDRKAGMRETWLSENQRLVSQDNFGFDLAAVEAAAKKHEAIETDILAYEERVQAVVAVAQELEAENYHDIDRINARKDNVLRLWQYLLELLRARRMRLELSLQLQQNFQEMLYILDSMEELKVRLLSEDYGKHLMGVEDLLQKHALVEADINVLGERVKMVVQHSQRFLETEATGGFGPCDPAIIVDRVQQLEDAYAELVKLAVERRARLEESRKLWQFYWDMADEENWIKEKEHILSTGDIGHDLTTIHLLISKHKALEEDIASHEPTLYSVVNVGEELIQQEHFGSEKIQERITEMVDMWNHLCETAAYRRKRLEEAVSYHQFFTDADDVDTWMLDVLRLVSSEDVGRDEANVQSLLKKHKDVTEELKNYASTIDALKEQSEELGEQDRTSPEVVERLASIERRYRELMELAKLRKQRLLDALSLYKLFSEADGVEQWIGEKERMLETMVPAKDIEDVEVMRHRYDGFDREMNANASRVAVVNQLARQLLHVEHPNSEDIVARQNQLNARWAELRDRAEAKRDELQSAHGVQTFHIECRETILWIEDKIRILQSTDSLEMDLTGIMTLQRRLSGMERDLAAIQAKLDSLDKEAEKIGVEHPEEEEVIRERLGQIRSVWENLTQMLKERDAKLEEAGDLHRFLRDLDHFQTWLTKTQTDVASEDIPASLAEAEKLLSQHQGIREEIDNYTDDYSRMMDYGERITAEETTSDDPQYMFLRERLKALRDGWEELHQMWENRQQLLSQSLNLQMFLRDAKQAEVLLAHQEHVLSKDEMPANLEQAENAIKRHEAFLTTMDANDDKVNNVIQFAQRLEDEGHFAADKAQKKAENISERREANRQRAVQLMEKLRDALQLQQFLQDCEELSEWIQEKNIIAQDETYRSAKTVHSKWTRHQAFEAEIASNKDRLYHIQQAGEQLIKEKPEIISVIDPRIQELSHQFDDLERTTREKGERLFDANRQVLYEQTCDDIDTWMSDLEKQMVTGGTGEDLASVNILMQKQQMIETQMAIKAQQVSELGAQAEYLERMTPEKVEDIQQKKEAVERRFDELKAPLVRRQRDLEKKKEAYQFRRDVEDEKLWISDKMPLATASDYGNSLFNVNVLKKKNQSLRTEIDNHEQRIHLVCNNGQKLIDEDHADSQEFSNLIEELLDTWQILKDAMDNRRANLLASERAQQYFFDASEAESWMSEQELYMMVEDRGKDEISAQNLMKKHQTLELAVEDYAETIRSLGETSTQLIAEGHPDSDQIAVRQAQVDKLYAGLRDLAQERRAKLEEALQLFMLSREVDDLRQWIADREVVAGSHELGQDYDHVTLLWERFKEFARDTETIGTERVAAVNEIADQLMGARHSDAATIAEWKDDLNEAWADLLELIDTRTQMLAASRELHKFFHDCKDVLGRIVEKQNTLSDELGRDAGSVSALQRKHQNFIQDLQTLQSQVQGVQEDSQRLQAAYAGDKAREITGREGEVVNAWLQLQALCEGRRQKLADTGDLFRFFSMVRTLVLWIDDLIRQMNTTEKPRDVSGVELLMNNHQSLKAEIDARGDNFSACIALGKELLSRGHYATNEIKEKLVALTNQRNSMLHRWEERWEHLQLILEVYQFARDAAVAEGWLMAQESYLMSHELGHTIDEVENLIKKHEAFEKSAAAQEERFAALERLTTYELKELKRRQEEDERQRAEELAAQQAALAAIHSPPEGSNQDQTDGDTSPSEPISGSTDKDPTTEATEGRASPKAEQAKPAPVHAKVETTSSPSYSAPGQTVPVSPSSPADSSTTASSTGRSARPSASPRTPTTTTTTTPPKGKGSRSRSKSPFRSFRWKKSSKSQLPSGVGSVSDDEAACDDEEERRSSLAGGDDVYEGTVNRKHEWESTTKKASNRSWDKVYLTLRQGDLAVYKDQKCARAAPEVYHRNESPLDIRTAVAEVAADYTKKRHVFRLKLANGGEYLFQAKDDEEMNGWVTKLQASTNAAVESASAGSSRAQTMPAQATKDEPKKRSFFTLKKK, encoded by the exons atggacGGCGACGTAACGCCAGATGTGGTTCGAGTACGTGCCGGCACGACGGCAAACAAACGCCGTAGCTGGCATGTTGCTCGCGTCGCTGCCGATATTCAGCGCTCCCTTGCCGAACAAAGTCCTGCCAGACAACCAAGGTTCAGTTGGCACCCCAACGATGATTGCAGCTTGTCTTATCAACAAGGCTCTGGCTGGGCCACAACTTCTGATAGTGACGGTAAAAGCGACCAGGTAGCGCAGCCGAGAGCTAGTTTCTCTATCGCGTCGTGGGCTGACCGTCCGGTCGCTAAAGAAATGGACTCCATTATAGCCAATTATTCATCAACACCGGGCGTGCAACGTGAAGACAGTAGTTTTGACGAAGACGACAGTCCAAACGATCTTGTGCAACCCGTTTTTATTGTTCCAATTGTGTTGTCCACGACGGAACCACCTGATGTCCAAGTGCTCAATCATAACAAGCGACTCAACTCTACTATGAGTGACAACTATATAGATGTCGTTGTCAAAGAATTGCGAG ATGAACGTGAGAGTGTACAAAAGAAGACGTTCCAAAAATGGGTCAATTCCCATCTCGTGCGAGTCGGGAACCGCATAGGTGATCTTTATACAGATCTCCGCGATGGAAAAATGCTTTTAAAACTATTGGAAGTTCTCTCAGGCGAACGTTTG cCACGTCCAACCAAAGGCAAAATGCGTATTCATTGCTTGGAAAACGTAGACAAGGCTCTGCAGTTCCTTCGAGATCAACGTGTCCATTTGGAAAACATGGGCTCCCACGATATCGTTGATGGCAGTTCCCGTTTAACTCTCGGTCTTATCTGGACCATTATTCTTCGTTTCCAG ATCCAAGACATTACTATCGAAGAGACAGATAATAACGAAACACGTTCGGCCAAGGATGCCCTCTTATTGTGGTGCCAGATGAAGACAGCCGGTTATCAGAACGTCAACATTCGGAATTTCACGACATCTTGGCGCGATGGTTTGGCTTTTAACGCCATTATCCACAAACACTGCCCAGAACTTGTCCAGTACGACAAACTGTCCAAATCCAACGCCATGTTTAATTTGAACAACGCTTTTAACGTGGCTGAGCAAAAACTTGGCTTGACCAAATTGCTGGATGCCGAAGATATTTACGTAGATCAGCCCGACGAAAAATCAATCATCACATATGTCGTTACATATTATCATTACTTCTCGAAATTAAAGCAAGAAACTGTACAAGGAAAACGTATCGGAAAAGTGGTAGGTCTCGCCATGGAGAACGATCGTATGGTCACCGAATACGAGACATTGACAAGCGATTTGCTACGCTGGATCGAATCAACCATCCGATCTTTAAGCGAACGTGATTTTGCCAACTCCTTGGCAGGCGTTCAGCAACAGTTGCTGCAATTCAACAATTACCGCACGCTAGAAAAGCCACCCAAGTTTGTGGAAAAGGGCAACCTCGAAGTTTTGCTCTTCACTTTGCAGTCGAAAATGAGGGCCAACAATCAGAAACCCTATTTCCCTAAAGAAGGCAAGATGATCTCCGACATCAACAAAGCATGGGAGCGTCTGGAAAAATCAGAGCACGAACGTGAGCTCACCCTTCGCGAAGAGCTCATTCGTCAAGAGAAGCTAGAGCAGTTGGCTGCCCGTTTCGACCGCAAGGCAGGCATGAGAGAGACTTGGCTCAGCGAAAACCAACGTCTTGTTTCACAG GATAATTTTGGATTCGATTTGGCTGCCGTTGAAGCCGCCGCCAAGAAGCATGAAGCGATCGAGACGGACATTCTCGCTTATGAGGAACGTGTCCAGGCTGTTGTGGCTGTAGCCCAGGAATTGGAGGCCGAAAATTATCACGACATCGATCGCATCAACGCTCGTAAAGACAACGTTCTTCGTCTGTGGCAGTATCTCCTGGAACTGCTTAGAGCCAGGCGTATGCGTTTAGAACTTTCCCTCCAATTGCAGCAAAACTTCCAG GAAATGCTGTACATTCTGGATTCGATGGAAGAGCTGAAGGTCCGTCTATTGTCGGAAGACTACGGTAAACATTTAATGGGGGTCGAAGACCTGCTGCAAAAGCATGCCCTTGTAGAAGCCGATATCAATGTTTTGGGAGAACGAGTCAAAATGGTAGTGCAACACTCCCAACGTTTCTTGGAGACCGAAGCTACTGGTGGATTCGGCCCTTGCGATCCGGCCATTATTGTCGATCGCGTCCAACAGCTCGAG GATGCTTATGCTGAACTTGTCAAACTGGCCGTGGAACGCCGTGCTCGCCTAGAAGAAAGCCGCAAACTTTGGCAATTCTATTGGGATATGGCCGATGAAGAAAACTGGATCAAGGAAAAAGAACACATTTTGTCGACTGGAGATATTGGTCATGACTTGACTACCATTCATCTACTCATCTCCAAACATAAGGCACTTGAAGAAGATATTGCCAGCCATGAACCGACTCTCTACTCTGTGGTCAACGTTGGTGAAGAACTTATCCAGCAGGAACATTTTG GCTCGGAAAAGATCCAAGAACGTATCACAGAGATGGTAGATATGTGGAATCACTTGTGTGAAACGGCAGCTTACAGACGAAAGCGTTTGGAAGAGGCTGTTAGCTACCACCAATTTTTCACCGATGCCGACGATGTTGACACCTGGATGCTGGATGTTTTGCGTCTGGTTTCCAGCGAAGATGTCGGCCGTGATGAAGCAAACGTCCAATCTCTACTTAAAAAACACAAAGACGTTACCGAAGAGCTTAAGAACTATGCATCCACTATCGACGCCCTTAAGGAGCAGTCCGAAGAACTGGGTGAACAGGACCGCACTTCCCCCGAAGTCGTGGAACGCTTGGCCAGTATTGAACGTCGCTATAGAGAACTAATGGAATTGGCTAAGCTGCGCAAACAGCGCTTGCTGGATGCCCTTTCGCTTTACAAGCTGTTTTCTGAAGCTGATGGAGTCGAACAGTGGATCGGTGAGAAGGAACGCATGTTGGAGACGATGGTACCAGCCAAGGACATTGAAGACGTCGAAGTCATGCGTCACCGTTACGATGGATTTGATCGCGAGATGAATGCAAATGCCTCACGTGTGGCTGTTGTAAACCAACTGGCTCGTCAATTGCTTCACGTTGAGCACCCTAATTCGGAGGATATCGTCGCCCGCCAGAACCAGCTCAACGCTCGCTGGGCTGAGTTACGCGATCGAGCAGAAGCCAAACGCGATGAACTTCAATCAGCCCATGGTGTCCAGACTTTCCACATTGAATGTCGTGAAACCATCCTGTGGATTGAAGACAAGATCCGCATTCTGCAGTCCACTGACAGTTTGGAAATGGACCTTACTGGCATCATGACGTTGCAACGTCGTTTGTCCGGCATGGAACGCGACCTTGCTGCCATCCAGGCCAAATTGGATTCTCTGGACAAAGAAGCCGAGAAAATTGGTGTGGAACATcccgaagaagaagaggttATCCGCGAACGCCTGGGACAGATCCGCTCAGTCTGGGAGAATTTGACTCAGATGCTGAAGGAGCGCGATGCCAAATTGGAAGAAGCCGGTGATCTGCATCGTTTCTTGCGTGACTTGGATCACTTCCAGACCTGGTTGACCAAGACACAGACGGATGTTGCCTCTGAGGACATCCCTGCTTCTCTAGCAGAAGCCGAAAAACTCTTGAGCCAACACCAGGGTATCCGCGAGGAAATTGACAACTACACTGACGATTATTCACGCATGATGGACTATGGTGAGCGTATCACAGCCGAAGAGACGACATCAGACGATCCCCAGTACATGTTCTTGCGAGAGCGACTCAAGGCTCTTCGTGATGGCTGGGAAGAATTGCACCAAATGTGGGAAAACCGCCAGCAATTGCTCTCTCAATCCCTCAACTTGCAGATGTTCTTGCGAGATGCCAAGCAGGCCGAAGTCCTTCTTGCTCACCAGGAGCACGTCCTTTCCAAG GATGAAATGCCAGCCAATTTGGAACAAGCAGAGAATGCCATTAAACGCCACGAAGCATTCCTTACAACAATGGACGCTAACGACGACAAGGTCAATAACGTAATCCAGTTTGCCCAGCGCTTGGAAGATGAGGGCCACTTTGCCGCTGACAAGGCCCAGAAAAAGGCCGAGAACATTAGCGAACGCCGCGAGGCCAACCGCCAGAGAGCCGTCCAGCTTATGGAAAAACTTCGCGACGCTCTACAACTTCAACAGTTCTTGCAAGACTGCGAAGAATTGTCCGAATGGATTCAAGAAAAGAACATTATCGCCCAGGACGAGACCTACCGTAGCGCCAAAACAGTTCACTCCAAGTGGACTCGCCACCAGGCTTTTGAAGCTGAAATCGCTTCGAATAAAGATAGGCTCTATCACATCCAGCAGGCCGGAGAGCAGTTGATCAAGGAAAAGCCAGAAATCATATCTGTTATTGATCCTCGTATCCAG GAATTGAGTCACCAGTTTGACGACTTAGAGAGGACCACACGCGAAAAGGGTGAACGCCTATTCGACGCCAATAGGCAAGTCCTTTACGAGCAAACTTGCGATGACATCGATACTTGGATGTCCGACCTCGAGAAACAGATGGTGACTGGCGGTACTGGGGAAGACTTGGCCTCCGTCAACATCTTgatgcagaaacaacaaatgaTTGAAACACAGATGGCAATCAAGGCCCAACAAGTGTCCGAACTGGGCGCACAGGCTGAATATTTGGAACGCATGACACCTGAGAAGGTGGAAGACattcaacaaaagaaagaagccgTCGAGAGGAGATTCGACGAGCTGAAAGCACCCCTGGTCAGAAGACAGCGTGatttggaaaagaagaaagaagccTACCAGTTCCGACGCGATGTCGAAGACGAGAAACTCTGGATCTCAGACAAAATGCCGTTAGCCACCGCCAGTGACTACGGTAACTCTCTCTTCAACGTCAacgttttgaaaaagaaaaaccaatcgCTGAGAACAGAAATCGACAACCACGAACAGCGAATCCACTTGGTGTGCAACAATGGACAGAAATTGATCGATGAAGATCACGCCGATTCGCAAGAATTCTCCAACCTCATCGAGGAATTGCTCGACACTTGGCAG ATCTTGAAAGACGCCATGGATAATCGACGGGCCAACCTTTTGGCTTCCGAACGGGCCCAGCAATACTTTTTCGATGCCAGCGAGGCTGAGTCGTGGATGAGCGAACAAGAACTGTATATGATGGTAGAAGACCGTGGCAAGGATGAGATATCAGCACAGAACTTAATGAAGAAACACCAAACTTTGGAATTAGCCGTCGAAGATTATGCCGAGACCATTCGCTCTCTAGGGGAGACTTCCACCCAGCTTATTGCCGAAGGCCATCCCGACAGCGACCAAATTGCTGTCCGGCAAGCTCAGGTCGACAAGTTGTACGCTGGTCTTCGCGACTTAGCGCAGGAACGACGTGCTAAACTGGAAGAAGCCTTGCAACTCTTCATGCTTAGCCGCGAAGTCGACGACCTCCGCCAATGGATAGCTGACCGTGAAGTCGTTGCCGGCTCGCACGAGCTTGGTCAAGATTACGATCATGTTACACTCCTTTGGGAACGCTTTAAA GAATTTGCTCGGGATACCGAAACGATCGGCACTGAACGCGTGGCTGCTGTCAACGAAATCGCTGATCAGTTGATGGGTGCCCGTCACTCTGACGCCGCCACCATCGCCGAATGGAAAGACGATCTGAACGAAGCTTGGGCTGATCTCCTCGAGTTGATCGATACAAGAACACAAATGTTGGCCGCCTCACGCGAACTGCACAAGTTCTTCCACGATTGTAAGGACGTCTTGGGTCGCATCGTTGAGAAACAAAACACCCTGTCTGACGAGTTGGGAAGAGATGCGGGTTCCGTATCTGCTCTCCAACGAAAACATCAAAACTTCATCCAG GATCTTCAAACGTTACAGAGTCAGGTCCAGGGTGTCCAGGAAGATTCGCAACGGCTCCAGGCGGCTTACGCTGGAGACAAAGCTCGTGAGATTACTGGCCGAGAAGGAGAGGTTGTCAATGCCTGGCTTCAGTTGCAGGCCTTGTGCGAGGGCAGACGTCAGAAATTGGCCGACACAGGTGACCTTTTCCGATTCTTCTCCATGGTACGCACGCTCGTCCTCTGGATTGATGACCTCATCCGGCAAATGAACACAACCGAAAAGCCACG CGATGTGAGTGGCGTGGAGCTCTTAATGAACAATCACCAGAGTCTGAAGGCTGAAATCGACGCTAGAGGAGACAATTTTTCAGCGTGTATTGCTCTAGGCAAAGAACTCTTGTCTAGAGGACACTACGCCACTAACGAG ATCAAAGAGAAACTAGTAGCCCTCACCAACCAACGCAATTCCATGCTGCACCGATGGGAGGAACGTTGGGAACACCTCCAGCTCA TTTTGGAAGTCTACCAATTTGCCCGCGACGCCGCCGTTGCTGAAGGATGGCTGATGGCGCAAGAATCTTACCTGATGAGTCATGAATTAGGA CACACCATAGATGAGGTGGAAAATTTGATAAAGAAACACGAGGCGTTCGAAAAATCTGCTGCCGCCCAAGAAGAACGCTTCGCTGCCCTCGAGAGATTGACAACG TACGAGTTGAAAGAATTGAAACGAcgccaagaagaagatgagCGACAAAGGGCCGAGGAGTTGGCTGCTCAGCAAGCTGCTCTGGCTGCAATTCATTCTCCACCCGAAGGATCAAATCAAGACCA AACCGACGGAGACACATCGCCATCTGAGCCTATATCTGGCAGTACCGATAAGGATCCGACGACAGAAGCCACCGAAG GAAGGGCTTCACCTAAAGCTGAACAAGCTAAGCCGGCCCCAG TGCATGCCAAGGTTGAAACAACCTCTTCGCCTTCCTATTCCGCTCCTGGACAGACTGTACCAGTGTCGCCTAGTAGCCCGGCAGATTCATCGACAA CCGCATCGTCAACCGGTCGTTCGGCTAGGCCGTCAGCGTCTCCACGTACGCCCACCACCACAACCACCACCACTCCGCCAAAAGGCAAAGGATCTCGATCCCGTTCCAAGTCCCCCTTCCGCTCCTTCCGCTGGAAAAAATCATCGAAAAGCCAACTTCCGTCTGGCGTCGGAAGCGTTTCAGACGACGAAGCAGCTTGCGATGATGAAGAAG AGCGCCGCAGTTCTCTAGCTGGCGGAGATGACGTCTACGAGGGCACGGTCAACCGCAAACACGAGTGGGAGTCCACTACCAAAAAAGCTTCCAATCGATCTTGGGACAAAGTTTATTTGACTTTGCGCCAAGGCGATTTGGCTGTTTACAAA GATCAAAAGTGCGCCAGAGCGGCTCCCGAAGTTTACCATCGCAACGAAAGTCCGTTGGACATTCGTACGGCTGTGGCTGAAGTGGCTGCTGACTACACCAAGAAGAGACACGTCTTCCGTCTCAA GTTAGCAAACGGGGGTGAATATCTATTCCAGGCAAAGGATGACGAAGAAATGAACGGATGGGTTACTAAGCTACAGGCTTCCACCAATGCCGCGGTTGAAAGCGCGAGCGCCGGATCCTCGCGAGCTCAGACGATGCCAGCCCAGGCAACGAAAGATGAACCCAAGAAACGAAGTTTCTTCACactgaagaagaaataa